CTGCGGCTGGGCACAAAACGGAGCCTTGTGATAGGCACACTGAAGATTGACTGAATAAAAATCACCCTGTGACGGGGTGGGGGGTGCAACACTAGAGGGGATTAGgcctaaggtgagaggggaaagattaaaaatagggacctgaggggcaacgttttcagagAGAGGGTGCTGCTTACATGGAaggagctgccggaggaagttgtggaggcggGTATAGTTATAAcactgaaaagacatttggacggatacatgaataggaaagttttagaaggaCATTGGCCATATGCAGGCAAGTGggtctagttcagttttggaaatctggtcggcatggacaggttgtgctgaagggtttgcttctgtgatgtatgactctaaTGGTGTACAACAGTGTGTTTCTttagggaggcatggtggctcagtggttagcactgctgcctcacagtgccagggacctgtgtttaattccagcctcggatgactgtctgtgtggagtttgcatgttctccctgtgtgtgtgtgtgtgtttcctccgagtgctccagtttcttcccacagtccaaagatgtgcaggattggtggattggccatgggaaatgcagggttaagagGATTGGGTAGGTCTCCACAGGATGCTGTTCagatggttggtgcagactcaatgggctgaatggcctcttcctgctctttCAGGAGTCTGTCAGCATGACTGgattaattaaattaaaaggATGTATGTAGTGGAATAAATATGTCAACGGCTTTAAACACCCACCCCTTCTTTGAAGgctgcagtgtgtactagctacaaaAATCACTGAAACAATCACCAGGATGTCTCTGACGGCCCCCTCCTTAACCCATAACCCCTGAAACCttgaaagataaagaaaacaGCTATACTGAAGAGTTAGCATCTCCAGGCTCCCTCTCCCAGTCACACCACGGTATACACAGCAGTGTGACACCAACAGctttggttcaattcccatcactgattcaaggttactatgaaggaatctcctcaacctcttccctcatgTTAGGTCTGATGGCCCTCAGGTTTAATCACCATCAGTTGCTcctctgtctaatgagagcaCAGCcccaatggtctggtaagacaacGGCAACACAACTCCCAACTTGGGCAGaaatcactgctccttcaacatcaCTGGGTCAAGTCAAACTGCATCAGGAGAATCCTTCAGCACATGGGAAGCTGGGAGGAAGCTAGGATCAGCCTGGACTGCAAACTTTAGCAGCAAGAATAAATCAAATGGCAGCAACTAACCTCAACTGTTGCTGTGTTATTCCCAGGGCATTGCCATCCTGCTCATTCCAGCTGTAGGTGGCATGGGAGAGTGTGTATTGTAATCCAATACAGCTCAGGAGAATTTGTTTGGCTAACTCCTCACCATGTGACTGACAAGACTGCTTGGGTGTCAATTTCCCCAGCTCTGGGCTGGTAGGCTTGAAGTTTATTGAAAGTCTGGGAGTGGTGCTAGCAGTGAGTCTGTAAATAGGGACAGTAAAGTGAGGGAGTTATAGTGGGACTATATTGCTACTCCTGGAATGAGTTCTTCTCTGTGTGGAAGGGTTCCTTGATTAAACACCCATTCTAGCTCAAGAGCTGTACGTTTGACCAGTTTATCCTCCATTGTCTGACACAAATGTGCCCACCTACTCACAGTAGTGAGAAGGGGTGAAGATCACAGCTCCATAGGCTGGAGCCACAGGAAGAAAACAGCACTCTTTAGAATGGACTAGTCACATCAGATTTCCAGTGGGAGTTGTACTAGACAACTCATGAGATCATGTCATTCCCAGGTTAGCAGGTTCCTCCAACTAGGCAGAATCAGGAGCCTGATAGACCTCACTCAAGGCCTGTGGGAAGAGGGGAACACGGTGGGCAAATCTGGAAGTGAACATGGAATCAAAAAAGTGTGGGATGTCTAGATTTGATCTAGAGACATTTCCCTTCACAAAATTTGCTTGGGTACAATACTTTTTTGGGACTGAATTGTTGGACAACAGAATCAAAGGTTTGACACCCCAGACTGCAATCCCCAGCCTGAAGCCctagtgtggggggaaaaaagtGAGGGCAAGGTAGCTCAAAATTTGTCACTACACAACACCATCTTGTAATCTTTGTTCAATTGGCTGGGGGTTGGTGGGTGAGGAAAGATTAATAAGTTTTAGTCCAGTGACATGATGAGCCAAATTGTAGAATGATTACCAGCATCAAGCTCTCCAGAGATAGTGAACAAATTAGAACAAAAGGATCAGTGATCTGAATGAGAGACAGTAAGATCAATCAATACAAGATTttattcatttccattcaggtgaTACAGCCATTACATTCTTGCCAACATATTCCTTCTCCCTGGGGGATGCCAGGTTGTCCAAGTCAGTAATGCATTCAGACAAAATCAGACAGTACCCCAGGCCCCACTAACTGCTGTCCTCCAGCGagagcctgtcaaacaggtactctcccagCCCATTCTCAGGAGCTCCCAGACGCTTCAGGTTGGTGATGTAGTCCCCAAGTCGCTTGAtgatctcaacctcctcatccaaatagtgggtctccaggaagtcacacagcTGGAACACAGGAATATTACAACTTGGGCTAATGCAATAATCCAAGACAGTTTTACAATTCTTGCTGCAAGAGATTTGGCCATATAGCTTTAGACAGACAAAAATCTAGCAAGAGATTTTGTACCAGTGAGGATGAAAGCATTTTAGCTGCTTCATGCCATTCTTAATGGGACCCCAGTTATATTGCAATGGACAGTGATCATTCCACTGCAATGGTCTTGAATGTGAATTCAGTGGCCAATATCACTTCAGCACTCCCACCAGATTACAATCCTAGTACCTCCTTGACCTTCTTACTGAAGAGTTGTAATATTGTAACCATCAGTATGATAGAGTGATCAATGTTAGATCAGGACCAAGTGTTGCATTATTGAATTTCAAACCCACAAAGACCAATCAGTGAAGTGTTACCCTGAGGGTCAGGCAGTGATGAGAATGAGGTGGTGAAGCTTacatgagggtcagtctgggcagTGGCAAGTTGGTGTAGATCCAGCAAACTCTGGTTCACATTCTTCTCCAGATCCAGGGCAACCTGCATTGCCTGCAGCCCGTTACCCCACTCATCCCTCTCTGGCTTCTGAAACATGGAAACAAAGGACAGTTAAggatcagaatccctacagtgggatGAAGCAGGCTGATTAGTCATttgcccacaccaaccctctaaaaaAGTGtagcctgtgcatccctggaAACTGTGGGAAACTTAGCATGAGCAaactgacttgcacatctttggactattaaGACTGAGCAGTTGCCAGTGGCTGGAATTTTGGACCtatgtccctggcactgagacagcagtgccaatcaGTGCCATCCTCAAGTCCAGATGAAGATTTGAGGGTGAAGGGGTGTGAAAGGGTATTTTAGGAAGCTTCTCAAGAGAAACATGGAATATACCATCTACAGGGAGTGGGGCAGCTATTCGTGACATTTCAGCaacatctgaacaaaatacttcaaatgccagggcatagtgtGCTAAGGACCaagtgcaggtagatgggattagtgtagtttggagtttttttttttttttttaaagacaggcCCTTTAGTCTGTGACCATGCTAGGACTTGGAAATGGAGGAGATCATTGGCTTtcccagaaaaaaaaaaagagctttGCACTTCCCCTTCAGGATGTGAAAACCCAGTCACTGTTGACTTGAAGCCACATCACGCAAGCAgccatccccaccccaccctccattcccaccttcacatcctggaggaggactctgcctccacgCTGATTCTGGAATTTCAGCAGCTTCTCTGCATGTTCCTGCTTCTCCTGGGACTGAGCTTTGAAGaactgggagaaatggtgcagggcaACATCATCCCGGTCAAAGTACGACGTCTGAAAGAGAACAGTTTACATCCCATTAGCACATCACTGGCCTCCATTCCAGTTATCAGAACGGAAGACTAATTTAGCCCTCAAGATCAGGCTAACTATTCAAGCTGTTAAACCTCTGGGTTCCCAACCATTTTAAACATACCATTGTTGTCCAATGAGCCAGCAGTTCCTTTAACTAGAAGAATCAGAACTCCAGCTTCCTCCTGGCTACATGCCAATTCCATGTGTTTTATCTTTGATCAAACAGCTGGTGaattgctcagcaggtctgacagcatcagaggagagaaATGCTAATTCAGGTTTCTGCTCATTAACTGTCAGAATCAGAAGATAGCGATTGAATAGAGTTCAAGTAAATGAAGGAAACTAGAGTGCAGGATGTATTCAAGGCAGGAGGGTTCCTAAGCTAGAGAGCACAGGGTTAACATGGATATAAATTGACCCAAGAAGCAGCCTTTTTTCCCAGAAAGTGGTCCACGTAtagaatgaggtgctggaggctggtacaattacaacatttaaaaaatcatcTGGAAGTATATTAATAGGAAGCTTTTAGAGTGATAGGTAccaaatggaactaaatttaggatatctggctggcctGGAAGAGCTGGATTAGAgagagagtctgtttctgtgcagacCAGGTCTAGGATGGTAGATTTCAACTATTCTGCATGGAACCGACTGAAGTTGTAACCTTTAACAAGGTGAGGGTTTGGTTGGATGACAAGGAAAGCCACTGGAGTACTAAGTGTAATCTACTCCATTCAACATTAACCAGAGGGTAATACCCAGTCACCAGGACATTTCTGAATGGAATTAGATATCAGAACACagacagtaggccattcagcccctcaagcctgtcctgccattcaatgagaaagTAACCATGAGGCTGCTGCAAGGCACTACACATTAGCCGCAAAGGaacaaaatggaaatggaaaatgttggACACTGCTGGCACTAATTTAGTCAGGAGAGAGTTTTGTGCAGCTTGTACATCATTGGGATTGGATATACCAtacacttcttcctctgtatgAGTGTGCTCCTATCAATGACGGCCTTTGGATTGTTGCAACAGCAGTTTATTACAGGCCTGTGTATACAGCGCACTCAGACATCCAGAAACTAGTGAACAAGCAGCTGAGTGAATAGTAAAGTGACACTTAAGGAAAAAGTCCAATACAGGAAAGGCCTAGCAAGACCCCGAGATTCACCATTACCTGCAGATAACGTCACCAGCTTAAAATGTAAGCTGGAAGGCAGTATGCTTGGTTTGACTTAATCCAAGCAGTTAGCCATTTAGATTTACACCCATAATTGACTCAAACATTGAACCATCATGCTCACAAGTGAATGTTAATGCTACTCCTTTAAGGAGGTTTCATCCTTTGTTTGTGCCCCCCTCAAGATGGGTCATAAAGGCAGGAGGTGCACCCATGTCTGGAAATCCCTTCTTCAAactggcaggggagtggccagttcagtTATTTTCTGGGCTTGGTTTGTTTTAACAGAGACTAGTAGCAGAGAAGCTGTTACTCTGAAAATAGATTCCATGCTTCAAATGTTTCTTACTGAATGCTCTAAAAACTCTCCTGGCTGCAAGAATCAGTTTGCATTTACCATTTGCTAAGGGGTGCATTTGAGATTCTGTAAGTATCGGAACAGCTCCTTTGTTGTAATCAGTCAGTTGGGTTCTTAACTAGTTACATTGCTTTaaccaacaaaagaaaacaatttaaaacagTGGTTTGGCCAGCTGTATCACCCCTGGATGATCCACTATACATTCGCCTCCATAAGAAAAGCATTATAGTGTCTGGGTGATACTAATGGTTTTGCAAAATCTGGCCTGGTCCAAATAGTCAGTTGAGAACTATGAAGGGGTACAACTCAGGTCAGTGAACATGAGTGATCCATTCTTCCAGGACTTGTCAAGTCATTAAAAGctaactggttcactaataaaAGTAGCTCCCACCTGCACCAAACAGAGCTTTAGGGCCTTCCCAGAGAGCCATATCAGAACTAAAAACACTTCAGTACAGTATGGGCAAACCActatcttggggaaaaaaaaggggcCATTTTTGTTCTCCTACCACCCTGATTTGAAGGTCTCCATTTCTCCAGTCATTGGATCAAAGGTCTCAGACCACTCCAGCCACCCTATTGGGTGCACCAACACTTCAAGTCAACTCTTCCACCAGGTGAAGGGATGGACAACAAGTGGCTACCTGACCACTATCTAGTCATAAATTGTGACTGCAGAAAGCCAGATAGGCCTCAACTAGAGTCTACTTAAGTGGATGCCAGTCACAGCCTGACATTAAATACTTCTGCTcagattcctgaagggcttatgcccaaaacatcaattctcctgctcctctgatgctgcctggcctgctgcacttttccagcaccacaacttTCAATTCTGCTCAGATAAGCCAAGTATTGTTGATAAACACTGCCAtagctttttgttttgcagtaCAGAAAAAGTAGCGATGCTTGTTTAGGATTagcagaaattaaaaacaaatatatCACAATACTTTAAAGCAGCCACTAGTCAATGGGTAACTCCATTCCAAATGGAGGATCCAAATGGTTTACAGGATATTCCAATAAAATATCTTGTTTGGACAGCCCTAGCAAGAGTTATGGCTAAAACCATCAGTGAATTTATGCTAACCAAGAACACTACACCCAGCATACATCAGGGAAGGCAAATTGGGGCATTAGTTATTTGTACATTAGTATCAAACCCTATTGTTGCTGTAACATCATATTTATCTTGAAGTGATATTTAGGCAAAGCTACAAAAGTCAATCTATAGGAGATTCAAGTTAATTAGAAATAAGGAAACATTTACTTCACATAATAGATTTAATTATAAATAGAGACAACACTCACCAAAGACTGATAGAGATAggaggcagtgagctccagattaATCTGTTTGTTGACAGCAGCTTCACAATCCTGGTGATAGTTTTGACAAACCTGGGaagccatttttttttttgtgATAACTATTATCTTACTAACCTACCCAAAACAAATCACAAACTCAGAATTCCCACCAACTCTATCTCCACCTTTGGACTTTTATTTATACTCCAGGGGGCAGAGTAGAAATAAGcagaaaatgacatcatcagtgatggCCAATCACTTTTGTTAATCAATCGATCAGCTGCCATGTCCAATCAGCGCAGAATGGGAATTGGATCCAGATGCCAATCAGAATTCACAATGAGTCATGATGGAATTGGTGATTGACCTTTGACCTCTTACACAAGTGCAAATTCTGTAAGTATATCTGCCTGAACATGAGAATAAAACATACTCTAAAACTTCACTATTGTACATGAGGTTGTGTATTAAGTTATGCTGAACAGATTTGCagaattctgttaatttgttaCTCTGAG
Above is a genomic segment from Chiloscyllium plagiosum isolate BGI_BamShark_2017 unplaced genomic scaffold, ASM401019v2 scaf_6526, whole genome shotgun sequence containing:
- the LOC122546707 gene encoding ferritin, middle subunit-like, whose amino-acid sequence is MASQVCQNYHQDCEAAVNKQINLELTASYLYQSLTSYFDRDDVALHHFSQFFKAQSQEKQEHAEKLLKFQNQRGGRVLLQDVKKPERDEWGNGLQAMQVALDLEKNVNQSLLDLHQLATAQTDPHLCDFLETHYLDEEVEIIKRLGDYITNLKRLGAPENGLGEYLFDRLSLEDSS